One window of the Sparus aurata chromosome 17, fSpaAur1.1, whole genome shotgun sequence genome contains the following:
- the cep85 gene encoding centrosomal protein of 85 kDa isoform X2, which yields MPDFQTSAGLSDFCSTTSSSPPFQPIRSQIPIPTAHVMPSTAGAPASKPQSCFHEDSLSSEGHRSSSGSRTPSGSTSKSSSLSKSASSPNLDAQAGVGGDLVGPKPDCLSRYRSLVNGLDHSLFPSDHTRVDEGQRFDTPAVEPTLNQSVLLGGLCPDVRLRLQATGIRDPSDCVSEAYRGGMEHSYKVLPEARPGVPGTAETSNQRGGQPGTAGSPGVYANPLSLQTQALLREHAGAKGYDPLRQDRCSEMSSWQQQQQHKQQLESLRLQVEQMQLMSAGVGQYPSLYSTPTHSDSGKWDALVKASESLLKEKELIIERQKQHMIQLEQRLRESELQVQGALLGRGASYGDMFMLRLQEAQRENVFLRAQFTERTDCAALEKAEAERRLGAVEAETRRLTDSLKEACERHSEEMKKQEERIRSRDKHINNLKKKCQKESELKRENQQRIETLERYLADLPTLEDYQGQNKQLLEAEQQVAQLHDKVQELEVCLETTRSQLQEKDAHLDDQKRRERDLLTTITDMQQRVQQGLEDGARLPSLDIEKLRGENNTLREEQQRLKKVIEKQHRMMEQLGSQIQALEEQISQEENSSQALREEVLAKEQNVLELHTAMKELSVQNQELMEQNLTLQEQMSDGEEKSTSQASSALQPAGARLTQKLHIEIASCLSDMRSLCSILTQRAQGQDPNLSLLLGLTSPPPVAEQAENWMSPEVLQKKLVEAQQLRRDVEELRNVILDRYAQDMGENCITQ from the exons ATGCCAGATTTCCAGACTTCAGCAGGTCTCTCAG ATTTCTGCAgtaccaccagcagcagccccCCTTTCCAGCCCATCCGCAGTCAGATCCCCATACCCACTGCACATGTCATGCCATCCACGGCCGGAGCCCCGGCCTCTAAGCCCCAGTCATGTTTCCATGAGGACTCCCTGTCCTCTGAGGGACACAGGTCTTCGTCTGGCTCCAGAACCCCAAGTGGCTCCACCTCGaagtcttcctctctctccaaaTCAGCATCTTCGCCCAACTTGGATGCTCAGGCTGGTGTGGGAGGTGATCTTGTGGGGCCAAAACCAGACTGCCTGAGCCGCTACCGCAGCCTTGTCAATGGACTGGACCACTCGCTTTTCCCTTCGGATCACACACGCGTGGACGAGGGCCAGAGGTTTGACACTCCTGCTGTGGAGCCTACGCTAAATCAGTCAGTGCTGCTAGGGGGGTTATGCCCTGATGTCAGACTCCGATTACAAGCTACTGGGATTAGAGACCCCTcagactgtgtgtctgaggccTACAGAGGAGGCATGGAGCACAGCTATAAAGTTCTGCCTGAGGCAAGGCCTGGGGTTCCCGGCACAGCAGAAACCTCTAATCAGCGGGGCGGTCAGCCTGGTACGGCTGGATCTCCTGGAGTTTATGCAAACCCTCTGAGCCTGCAGACACAGGCTCTGCTGAGGGAGCATGCAGGCGCCAAGGGTTACGATCCACTGCGGCAGGACAGATGTAGTGAAATGTCCAGCtggcagcaacaacagcaacataaGCAGCAACTGGAGAGTTTACGCCTGCAAGTGGAACAAATGCAG TTGATGAGTGCTGGAGTGGGTCAGTACCCATCTCTGTACTCGACACCAACTCACTCAGATTCTGGCAAGTGGGACGCTCTGGTCAAAGCCAGCGAGAGTCtgctgaaggagaaggagctcATCATTGAGAG ACAAAAGCAGCATATGATCCAGTTGGAGCAGCGTCTGAGGGAAAGCGAGCTGCAGGTCCAAGGAGCGCTCCTGGGCAGAGGAGCTTCTTACGGGGATATGTTCATGCTGCGGCTGCAG GAGGCTCAGAGGGAGAACGTGTTCTTGAGGGCGCAGTTTACTGAGCGCACCGACTGTGCTGCCCTTGAAAAGGCGGAGGCGGAGCGCAGGCTGGGGGCAGTTGAGGCCGAGACGCGCCGACTGACTGACAGCCTGAAGGAGGCTTGTGAGAGACACtcagaggagatgaagaaacaggaagagagg ATCCGCAGTCGAGACAAGCACATCAACAATCTGAAGAAGAAGTGTCAGAAGGAATCTGAactgaagagagagaaccagcAGCGTATCGAGACTCTGGAGCGCTATCTGGCTGACCTGCCCACCTTGGAGGACTACCAGGGCCAGAACAAGCAG ctTCTAGAGGCTGAACAGCAGGTGGCTCAGCTCCACGACAAAGTACAAGAGTTGGAGGTCTGTCTGGAGACGACGCGCTCACAACTACAGGAAAAAGATGCACATCTGGACGACCAAAAACGCAGGGAGAGAGACCTGCTGACCACCATTACTGA CATGCAGCAGCGGGTACAGCAGGGCCTCGAGGATGGAGCCAGACTGCCTTCACTGGATATTGAGAAGCTCAGAGGAGAGAACAACACTctgagagaggagcagcagagactgAAAAAG GTCATTGAGAAGCAGCACCGGATGATGGAGCAGCTTGGCTCCCAGATCCAG gctTTGGAGGAGCAGATATCTCAGGAAGAGAACAGCTCTCAGGCTCTCAGAGAAGAGGTGCTGGCCAAAGAGCAGAATGTGTTAGAGCTCCACACAGCAATGAAGGAG CTGTCGGTCCAGAACCAGGAACTGATGGAGCAGAATCTGACCCTGCAGGAGCAAATGAGCGACGGGGAGGAGAAAAGCACCAGTCAggcctcctctgctctgcagccaGCAGGGGCTCGCCTCACACAGAAGCTTCATATAGAAATCGCTTCCTGCCTCAGTGACATGCGCTCACTGTGCAGCATCCTGACTCAGAGAGCGCAGGGACAAGACCCCAACCTCTCCCTGCTGCTCGGCCTCACAT
- the cep85 gene encoding centrosomal protein of 85 kDa isoform X1 — protein MTTSQRYIDSKPAARFADMEWQTPAVSEKFQSRFGRRPGTSDSGDTGLGTSASDSTEDFCSTTSSSPPFQPIRSQIPIPTAHVMPSTAGAPASKPQSCFHEDSLSSEGHRSSSGSRTPSGSTSKSSSLSKSASSPNLDAQAGVGGDLVGPKPDCLSRYRSLVNGLDHSLFPSDHTRVDEGQRFDTPAVEPTLNQSVLLGGLCPDVRLRLQATGIRDPSDCVSEAYRGGMEHSYKVLPEARPGVPGTAETSNQRGGQPGTAGSPGVYANPLSLQTQALLREHAGAKGYDPLRQDRCSEMSSWQQQQQHKQQLESLRLQVEQMQLMSAGVGQYPSLYSTPTHSDSGKWDALVKASESLLKEKELIIERQKQHMIQLEQRLRESELQVQGALLGRGASYGDMFMLRLQEAQRENVFLRAQFTERTDCAALEKAEAERRLGAVEAETRRLTDSLKEACERHSEEMKKQEERIRSRDKHINNLKKKCQKESELKRENQQRIETLERYLADLPTLEDYQGQNKQLLEAEQQVAQLHDKVQELEVCLETTRSQLQEKDAHLDDQKRRERDLLTTITDMQQRVQQGLEDGARLPSLDIEKLRGENNTLREEQQRLKKVIEKQHRMMEQLGSQIQALEEQISQEENSSQALREEVLAKEQNVLELHTAMKELSVQNQELMEQNLTLQEQMSDGEEKSTSQASSALQPAGARLTQKLHIEIASCLSDMRSLCSILTQRAQGQDPNLSLLLGLTSPPPVAEQAENWMSPEVLQKKLVEAQQLRRDVEELRNVILDRYAQDMGENCITQ, from the exons ATGACAACCTCACAGAGATATATTGACTCCAAACCAGCGG CTCGGTTCGCTGACATGGAGTGGCAGACGCCAGCTGTGTCGGAGAAGTTCCAAAGCCGTTTTGGCCGCCGGCCTGGAACATCGGATAGTGGGGACACTGGTCTTGGCACCTCAGCATCTGACAGTACAGAAG ATTTCTGCAgtaccaccagcagcagccccCCTTTCCAGCCCATCCGCAGTCAGATCCCCATACCCACTGCACATGTCATGCCATCCACGGCCGGAGCCCCGGCCTCTAAGCCCCAGTCATGTTTCCATGAGGACTCCCTGTCCTCTGAGGGACACAGGTCTTCGTCTGGCTCCAGAACCCCAAGTGGCTCCACCTCGaagtcttcctctctctccaaaTCAGCATCTTCGCCCAACTTGGATGCTCAGGCTGGTGTGGGAGGTGATCTTGTGGGGCCAAAACCAGACTGCCTGAGCCGCTACCGCAGCCTTGTCAATGGACTGGACCACTCGCTTTTCCCTTCGGATCACACACGCGTGGACGAGGGCCAGAGGTTTGACACTCCTGCTGTGGAGCCTACGCTAAATCAGTCAGTGCTGCTAGGGGGGTTATGCCCTGATGTCAGACTCCGATTACAAGCTACTGGGATTAGAGACCCCTcagactgtgtgtctgaggccTACAGAGGAGGCATGGAGCACAGCTATAAAGTTCTGCCTGAGGCAAGGCCTGGGGTTCCCGGCACAGCAGAAACCTCTAATCAGCGGGGCGGTCAGCCTGGTACGGCTGGATCTCCTGGAGTTTATGCAAACCCTCTGAGCCTGCAGACACAGGCTCTGCTGAGGGAGCATGCAGGCGCCAAGGGTTACGATCCACTGCGGCAGGACAGATGTAGTGAAATGTCCAGCtggcagcaacaacagcaacataaGCAGCAACTGGAGAGTTTACGCCTGCAAGTGGAACAAATGCAG TTGATGAGTGCTGGAGTGGGTCAGTACCCATCTCTGTACTCGACACCAACTCACTCAGATTCTGGCAAGTGGGACGCTCTGGTCAAAGCCAGCGAGAGTCtgctgaaggagaaggagctcATCATTGAGAG ACAAAAGCAGCATATGATCCAGTTGGAGCAGCGTCTGAGGGAAAGCGAGCTGCAGGTCCAAGGAGCGCTCCTGGGCAGAGGAGCTTCTTACGGGGATATGTTCATGCTGCGGCTGCAG GAGGCTCAGAGGGAGAACGTGTTCTTGAGGGCGCAGTTTACTGAGCGCACCGACTGTGCTGCCCTTGAAAAGGCGGAGGCGGAGCGCAGGCTGGGGGCAGTTGAGGCCGAGACGCGCCGACTGACTGACAGCCTGAAGGAGGCTTGTGAGAGACACtcagaggagatgaagaaacaggaagagagg ATCCGCAGTCGAGACAAGCACATCAACAATCTGAAGAAGAAGTGTCAGAAGGAATCTGAactgaagagagagaaccagcAGCGTATCGAGACTCTGGAGCGCTATCTGGCTGACCTGCCCACCTTGGAGGACTACCAGGGCCAGAACAAGCAG ctTCTAGAGGCTGAACAGCAGGTGGCTCAGCTCCACGACAAAGTACAAGAGTTGGAGGTCTGTCTGGAGACGACGCGCTCACAACTACAGGAAAAAGATGCACATCTGGACGACCAAAAACGCAGGGAGAGAGACCTGCTGACCACCATTACTGA CATGCAGCAGCGGGTACAGCAGGGCCTCGAGGATGGAGCCAGACTGCCTTCACTGGATATTGAGAAGCTCAGAGGAGAGAACAACACTctgagagaggagcagcagagactgAAAAAG GTCATTGAGAAGCAGCACCGGATGATGGAGCAGCTTGGCTCCCAGATCCAG gctTTGGAGGAGCAGATATCTCAGGAAGAGAACAGCTCTCAGGCTCTCAGAGAAGAGGTGCTGGCCAAAGAGCAGAATGTGTTAGAGCTCCACACAGCAATGAAGGAG CTGTCGGTCCAGAACCAGGAACTGATGGAGCAGAATCTGACCCTGCAGGAGCAAATGAGCGACGGGGAGGAGAAAAGCACCAGTCAggcctcctctgctctgcagccaGCAGGGGCTCGCCTCACACAGAAGCTTCATATAGAAATCGCTTCCTGCCTCAGTGACATGCGCTCACTGTGCAGCATCCTGACTCAGAGAGCGCAGGGACAAGACCCCAACCTCTCCCTGCTGCTCGGCCTCACAT
- the wdtc1 gene encoding WD and tetratricopeptide repeats protein 1 isoform X1, with amino-acid sequence MFCGEAMTTVNITRDILHRQIRDKRASGFQRAYHVTDPFIKRLGLEAELQGHTGCVNCLEWNERGDLLASGSDDQHAVIWDPFKHKKLTTMHTGHAANIFSVKFLPHSGDRILVTGAADTKVHVHDLTVKETIHMFSDHTNRVKRIATAPMWPNTFWSAAEDGIIRQYDLRESSKRSEVLIDLTEFCGQLVEAKCLAVNPRDNNYLAVGANGPFVRLYDIRMIHNYRKSVSQGTSAAVHTFCDRQKPIPDGAGQYYVAGHLPVKLPDYNNRLRVLVATYVTFSPDGTELLVNMGGEQVYLFDLTFKQRPYTFLLPKKCQTSTGEVQNGKTTNGVANGIHLPTSHIRFAGSKLRSSSAELPPHLEKIKQQANDAFARQQWTQAIQLYSLGIHQASSNAMLYGNRAAAYMKRKWDGDHYDALRDCLKALTLNPAHLKAHFRLARCLFELKYVAEALECLDDFKGKFPEQAHSSACDALDKDIKAALFSKTESADDKKANSSIRFHSFSRKESIPEDELVLRERSFDYKHRYCGHCNTTTDIKEANFFGSKGQYIVSGSDDGSFFIWEKETTNLVRILQGDESIVNCLQPHPSYCFLATSGIDPVVRLWSPRAETECENGRVVEDMDGAAQANQRRMNADPLEVMLLNMGYRITGLRGVGPDGSDDEDSSEGQVQCRPS; translated from the exons ATGTTTTGTGGTGAGGCCATGACTACTGTCAACATCACCAGAGACATCCTGCACAGGCAGATCAGA GACAAGAGAGCATCAGGCTTTCAAAGGGCGTATCATGTGACTGACCCCTTCATCAAGAGACTTGGACTGGAGGCTGAGCTCCAG GGCCACACCGGCTGTGTGAACTGTCTGGAATGGAATGAACGAGGAGA tttacTGGCCTCAGGCTCAGATGATCAACATGCCGTCATCTGGGATCCATTCAAGCACAAGAAGCTTACAACTATGCACACAGGTCATGCTGCAAATATATTCTCTGTAAAG TTCCTCCCTCACTCCGGGGACAGGATATTGGTAACGGGTGCAGCCGACACAAAGGTCCATGTGCACGACCTGACGGTGAAGGAAACCATCCATATGTTTTCAGATCATACCAACAGGGTCAAACGCATTGCAACAGCACCCATGTGGCCCAACACCTTCTGGAGTGCTGCGGAGGATGGCATCATCAG ACAGTATGACTTGAGGGAGAGCAGCAAACGCTCTGAGGTGCTGATTGACCTGACAGAGTTCTGTGGTCAGCTGGTAGAGGCCAAGTGTTTAGCTGTCAACCCACGGGACAACAACTACCTGGCAGTGGGAGCCAACGGGCCCTTTGTTCGCCTTTATGACATCAGGATGATTCACAACTACAG GAAATCTGTGAGTCAGGGCACATCAGCAGCTGTGCACACATTCTGTGACAGGCAGAAACCCATCCCAGACGGAGCCGGGCAGTATTATGTTGCAG GTCACCTGCCAGTTAAACTCCCAGACTACAATAACCGCCTGAGAGTCCTGGTGGCCACCTATGTCACCTTCAGTCCAGATGGTACTGAGCTACTCGTTAACATGGGCGGAGAACAG GTCTACCTGTTTGACTTGACTTTTAAACAGAGGCCGTACACCTTCTTGCTTCCAAAAAAGTGCCAGACATCAACAG GAGAGGTACAGAATGGAAAGACAACGAATGGTGTCGCCAATGGAATTCACTTGCCAACCAGCCATATCCGCTTTGCCGGAAGCAAGCTCCGCTCTAG TTCTGCTGAGCTCCCTCCTCACTTGGAGAAGATAAAACAACAAGCTAATGATGCATTTGCACGGCAACAGTGGACGCAGGCGATCCAGCTGTACAGTTTAGGCATTCATCAAGCCAGCTCCAACGCCATGCTGTACGGGAACCGTGCTGCGGCCTACATGAAGCGCAAATG GGATGGAGACCATTACGACGCCCTCAGGGACTGTCTGAAGGCTCTTACGCTGAACCCAGCTCATCTGAAGGCTCACTTCCGACTGGCACGGTGTCTGTTTGAGCTCAAGTACGTGGCTGAAGCTCTGGAGTGCTTGGATGATTTCAAAGGAAAGTTTCCGGAGCAGGCGCACAGCAGTGCCTGTGATGCCTTGGATAAAGACATCAAGGCTGCTCTCTTCTCTAAGACAGAATCAG CAGACGATAAGAAGGCCAACAGCTCAATTCGATTCCACTCGTTCAGTCGGAAGGAGTCCATCCCTGAGGACGAGCTGGTGCTGAGAGAGCGCAGCTTTGACTACAAGCACAGATACTGTGGTCACTGCAACACCACCACCGATATCAAAGAGGCCAACTTCTTCGGAAG CAAGGGCCAGTATATCGTCAGTGGCTCAGACGACGGCTCCTTCTTTATCTGGGAAAAGGAGACAACGAATCTTGTGAGGATCCTGCAGGGAGACGAGTCCATAGTCAACTGCCTTCAGCCCCATCCCAGCTACTGCTTCCTGGCTACCAGTGGTATTGACCCCGTGGTTCGATTATGGAGCCCTAGAGCAGAG ACGGAGTGTGAGAACGGGCGAGTGGTGGAGGACATGGACGGTGCTGCTCAGGCGAACCAGCGGCGCATGAACGCTGACCCGCTGGAGGTAATGCTGCTCAACATGGGCTATCGTATCACAGGCCTACGTGGCGTCGGCCCCGATGGCTCGGATGACGAAGACAGCTCAGAGGGACAAGTTCAGTGTCGGCCAAGCTAA
- the wdtc1 gene encoding WD and tetratricopeptide repeats protein 1 isoform X2, producing the protein MFCGEAMTTVNITRDILHRQIRDKRASGFQRAYHVTDPFIKRLGLEAELQGHTGCVNCLEWNERGDLLASGSDDQHAVIWDPFKHKKLTTMHTGHAANIFSVKFLPHSGDRILVTGAADTKVHVHDLTVKETIHMFSDHTNRVKRIATAPMWPNTFWSAAEDGIIRQYDLRESSKRSEVLIDLTEFCGQLVEAKCLAVNPRDNNYLAVGANGPFVRLYDIRMIHNYRKSVSQGTSAAVHTFCDRQKPIPDGAGQYYVAGHLPVKLPDYNNRLRVLVATYVTFSPDGTELLVNMGGEQVYLFDLTFKQRPYTFLLPKKCQTSTGEVQNGKTTNGVANGIHLPTSHIRFAGSKLRSSSAELPPHLEKIKQQANDAFARQQWTQAIQLYSLGIHQASSNAMLYGNRAAAYMKRKWDGDHYDALRDCLKALTLNPAHLKAHFRLARCLFELKYVAEALECLDDFKGKFPEQAHSSACDALDKDIKAALFSKTESDDKKANSSIRFHSFSRKESIPEDELVLRERSFDYKHRYCGHCNTTTDIKEANFFGSKGQYIVSGSDDGSFFIWEKETTNLVRILQGDESIVNCLQPHPSYCFLATSGIDPVVRLWSPRAETECENGRVVEDMDGAAQANQRRMNADPLEVMLLNMGYRITGLRGVGPDGSDDEDSSEGQVQCRPS; encoded by the exons ATGTTTTGTGGTGAGGCCATGACTACTGTCAACATCACCAGAGACATCCTGCACAGGCAGATCAGA GACAAGAGAGCATCAGGCTTTCAAAGGGCGTATCATGTGACTGACCCCTTCATCAAGAGACTTGGACTGGAGGCTGAGCTCCAG GGCCACACCGGCTGTGTGAACTGTCTGGAATGGAATGAACGAGGAGA tttacTGGCCTCAGGCTCAGATGATCAACATGCCGTCATCTGGGATCCATTCAAGCACAAGAAGCTTACAACTATGCACACAGGTCATGCTGCAAATATATTCTCTGTAAAG TTCCTCCCTCACTCCGGGGACAGGATATTGGTAACGGGTGCAGCCGACACAAAGGTCCATGTGCACGACCTGACGGTGAAGGAAACCATCCATATGTTTTCAGATCATACCAACAGGGTCAAACGCATTGCAACAGCACCCATGTGGCCCAACACCTTCTGGAGTGCTGCGGAGGATGGCATCATCAG ACAGTATGACTTGAGGGAGAGCAGCAAACGCTCTGAGGTGCTGATTGACCTGACAGAGTTCTGTGGTCAGCTGGTAGAGGCCAAGTGTTTAGCTGTCAACCCACGGGACAACAACTACCTGGCAGTGGGAGCCAACGGGCCCTTTGTTCGCCTTTATGACATCAGGATGATTCACAACTACAG GAAATCTGTGAGTCAGGGCACATCAGCAGCTGTGCACACATTCTGTGACAGGCAGAAACCCATCCCAGACGGAGCCGGGCAGTATTATGTTGCAG GTCACCTGCCAGTTAAACTCCCAGACTACAATAACCGCCTGAGAGTCCTGGTGGCCACCTATGTCACCTTCAGTCCAGATGGTACTGAGCTACTCGTTAACATGGGCGGAGAACAG GTCTACCTGTTTGACTTGACTTTTAAACAGAGGCCGTACACCTTCTTGCTTCCAAAAAAGTGCCAGACATCAACAG GAGAGGTACAGAATGGAAAGACAACGAATGGTGTCGCCAATGGAATTCACTTGCCAACCAGCCATATCCGCTTTGCCGGAAGCAAGCTCCGCTCTAG TTCTGCTGAGCTCCCTCCTCACTTGGAGAAGATAAAACAACAAGCTAATGATGCATTTGCACGGCAACAGTGGACGCAGGCGATCCAGCTGTACAGTTTAGGCATTCATCAAGCCAGCTCCAACGCCATGCTGTACGGGAACCGTGCTGCGGCCTACATGAAGCGCAAATG GGATGGAGACCATTACGACGCCCTCAGGGACTGTCTGAAGGCTCTTACGCTGAACCCAGCTCATCTGAAGGCTCACTTCCGACTGGCACGGTGTCTGTTTGAGCTCAAGTACGTGGCTGAAGCTCTGGAGTGCTTGGATGATTTCAAAGGAAAGTTTCCGGAGCAGGCGCACAGCAGTGCCTGTGATGCCTTGGATAAAGACATCAAGGCTGCTCTCTTCTCTAAGACAGAATCAG ACGATAAGAAGGCCAACAGCTCAATTCGATTCCACTCGTTCAGTCGGAAGGAGTCCATCCCTGAGGACGAGCTGGTGCTGAGAGAGCGCAGCTTTGACTACAAGCACAGATACTGTGGTCACTGCAACACCACCACCGATATCAAAGAGGCCAACTTCTTCGGAAG CAAGGGCCAGTATATCGTCAGTGGCTCAGACGACGGCTCCTTCTTTATCTGGGAAAAGGAGACAACGAATCTTGTGAGGATCCTGCAGGGAGACGAGTCCATAGTCAACTGCCTTCAGCCCCATCCCAGCTACTGCTTCCTGGCTACCAGTGGTATTGACCCCGTGGTTCGATTATGGAGCCCTAGAGCAGAG ACGGAGTGTGAGAACGGGCGAGTGGTGGAGGACATGGACGGTGCTGCTCAGGCGAACCAGCGGCGCATGAACGCTGACCCGCTGGAGGTAATGCTGCTCAACATGGGCTATCGTATCACAGGCCTACGTGGCGTCGGCCCCGATGGCTCGGATGACGAAGACAGCTCAGAGGGACAAGTTCAGTGTCGGCCAAGCTAA
- the LOC115567707 gene encoding transmembrane protein 222-like → MAEVDETDVMMSYHGDFLKSDRKSSRYPYCIVWTPIPLLSWVLPFIGHMGICTSSGIIRDFAGSYFVSEDNMGFGRPTKYWKLDVDKVCGNGPATWDKAVQDASEEYKCRPHNLCLDNCHSHVAMALNLMHYDNCTSWNMVNLCVLSLIHGKHVSWAAFLKTWLPFFMLCGVLATFILTFNLQ, encoded by the exons ATGGCGGAGGTGGACGAGACCGACGTGATGATGAGTTACCACGGTGACTTCTTAAAAAGCGACCGAAAAAGCAGCCGCTACCCGTACTGCATTGTCTGGACACCCATTCCTCTCTTATC GTGGGTGCTCCCCTTCATTGGTCACATGGGTATCTGCACCTCATCTGGGATCATCAGAGATTTTGCAGGATCATACTTTGTCTCg GAGGACAATATGGGCTTTGGTCGGCCAACAAA GTATTGGAAGCTTGATGTGGACAAAGTGTGCGGTAACGGTCCTGCGACGTGGGACAAAGCAGTGCAGGACGCATCTGAGGAATACAAATGTAGACCG CACAATCTGTGCTTAGACAACTGTCATTCCCACGTGGCGATGGCCCTAAACCTCATGCACTACGACAATTGCACGTCTTGGAACATGGTGAACCTGTGTGTGCTGTCTCTCATTCATGGAAAACATGTGAG CTGGGCAGCGTTCCTCAAGACTTGGCTCCCCTTCTTCATGCTCTGCGGAGTCCTCGCCACCTTCATCCTCACCTTCAACCTACAGTAG
- the LOC115567708 gene encoding trophoblast glycoprotein-like, translated as MCVFALRVFLGVLLCAPHLCSECPSGCECFAVTRTVKCVSKDLLAVPQSVPGYARTVFITGNDIHQIGPDSFAELENVTNIILSNNRITEMASHSFSALLNLRFLDLSGNQLVLIHPEALSIPGSPLQELSLSRSLYNFSALTDLATALRWGGLRGLLRLDLSGNQLSLLPPGMFSHLPSLQQLFLTNNSLVTVYSGTFSGMNQLQVLDLSHNAFSTFSADALQELETLGNIQVFLGNNPYTCSCEIQDFVSWLNESRAQVDVEAVRCASPRGLNGTLLQGLSVQAVGCVVPDQAEVADLTLQTSYVFLGLVLGFVGMVFLLVLYLNRTDMKNWIIGMRDACHDILEGYHYRYEIDSDPRLGHISAANCNSREKGQQGLTLSQKLLSDTCILQVPTDTHVRQVTASPPVGL; from the exons atgtgtgtttttgccCTCCGGGTGTTTCTGGGAGTCCTTCTTTGCGCACCGCACCTGTGCTCGGAGTGTCCTTCTGGCTGTGAGTGTTTTGCTGTCACTCGCACAGTGAAATGCGTTTCAAAGGATCTGCTCGCGGTGCCGCAAAGTGTTCCAGGATATGCAAGGACTGTCTTCATCACAGGGAATGATATACACCAGATTGGACCTGATTCTTTTGCAGAGCTGGAGAATGTCACTAACATCATTTTAAGCAATAATAG GATCACAGAGATGGCCTCCCACAGCTTCTCTGCCCTCCTCAACCTGCGCTTCCTGGACCTCAGTGGGAACCAGCTGGTGCTCATCCATCCAGAAGCTCTCAGCATACCCGGCAGTCCCCTTCAGGAGCTCAGCCTGAGCCGCTCGCTCTACAACTTCTCCGCCCTGACCGACCTCGCCACAGCTCTGCGCTGGGGCGGCCTCAGAGGGCTCCTCCGCCTCGACCTCTCTGGGAACCAGCTCTCCCTGCTGCCCCCGGGCATGTTCTCCCACCTCCccagcctgcagcagctcttccTTACTAACAACTCTCTGGTGACGGTCTACAGTGGAACCTTCTCTGGCATGAACCAGCTGCAGGTGCTGGACCTTTCACACAATGCCTTTAGCACATTCAGCGCTGATGCTCTCCAAGAGCTGGAGACGCTCGGGAACATCCAAGTCTTTCTCGGAAACAACCCCTACACCTGCTCCTGTGAGATCCAAGACTTTGTGTCCTGGCTGAATGAGTCAAGAGCTCAGGTGGACGTGGAGGCTGTAAGGTGTGCCTCACCTAGGGGGTTGAATGGCACCTTGCTGCAGGGGCTCAGTGTCCAGGCTGTTGGATGTGTTGTTCCAGACCAGGCAGAGGTGGCTGACCTCACCCTGCAGACGTCCTATGTCTTTCTGGGACTTGTGCTGGGGTTTGTGGGGATGGTGTTTCTTCTTGTTCTCTACCTCAATCGAACAGATATGAAGAATTGGATCATTGGGATGAGAGATGCATGTCACGACATCCTGGAGGGGTACCACTACAGATATGAGATCGACTCAGACCCTCGGCTGGGGCACATTTCAGCAGCTAATTGTAACAGCAGGGAAAAGGGGCAACAAGGATTAACTCTGTCACAGAAGTTGCTGAGTGACACCTGTATCCTCCAGGTTCCTACAGACACACATGTCAGACAGGTGACAGCCTCCCCACCTGTGGGCCTATGA